One window of Metopolophium dirhodum isolate CAU chromosome 3, ASM1992520v1, whole genome shotgun sequence genomic DNA carries:
- the LOC132940377 gene encoding histone H2A-like yields the protein MSGRGKAGKSKGGKSKTRSSRAGLQFPVGRIHRLLRKGNYAERVGAGAPVYLAAVMEYLAAEVLELAGNAARDNKKSRIIPRHLQLAIRNDEELNKLLSGVTIAQGGVLPNIQAVLLPKKTEKKA from the coding sequence ATGAGCGGACGCGGCAAAGCAGGAAAATCGAAGGGAGGCAAATCCAAGACCAGGTCGTCCCGCGCCGGACTCCAGTTCCCGGTCGGTCGTATCCATCGTCTGTTGAGAAAAGGAAACTACGCCGAACGTGTCGGAGCCGGAGCACCGGTATACCTGGCCGCCGTCATGGAGTACTTGGCAGCTGAAGTTTTGGAGTTGGCCGGTAACGCCGCCCGTGACAACAAGAAGTCTCGTATCATCCCCAGACATTTGCAATTGGCCATCAGGAACGACGAGGAGTTGAACAAATTGTTGTCCGGAGTAACCATCGCTCAAGGCGGTGTGTTGCCCAACATCCAAGCCGTGCTCTTGCCCAAGAAGACCGAGAAGAAGGCCTAA
- the LOC132940655 gene encoding histone H2B-like, with protein sequence MAPGGKSAGKAMKKSSGKAQKNIAKSDKKRKPKRKESYAIYIYKVLKQVHPDTGVSSKAMSIMNSFVNDLFERIAAESSRLAHYNKRSTITSREIQTAVRLLLPGELAKHAVSEGTKAVTKYTSSK encoded by the coding sequence ATGGCTCCAGGAGGAAAATCGGCGGGCAAAGCAATGAAGAAGTCGTCCGGCAAGGCACAAAAGAACATCGCCAAGTCCGACAAGAAGCGCAAGCCCAAGAGGAAAGAATCGTACGCAATCTACATCTACAAAGTGTTGAAACAAGTACATCCCGACACCGGAGTCTCGTCCAAAGCCATGAGCATCATGAACAGCTTCGTCAACGACCTGTTCGAGCGCATCGCCGCCGAATCCAGTCGTCTGGCCCACTACAACAAACGTTCGACCATTACCAGCCGGGAAATCCAAACTGCCGTCCGACTCTTGTTGCCCGGTGAATTGGCCAAGCACGCCGTCAGTGAAGGAACCAAGGCTGTGACCAAGTACACCAGCTCCAAATAA
- the LOC132940365 gene encoding histone H1A, sperm-like — protein MTDTVATTPAPVAASPAAKKSPAKKKLSASKVKKTVALHPTTAVMVTSAIKELKEKKGSSLPAIKKYLAANYKVDPAKLAPFIRKFLKAAVANGTVVQTKGTGASGHFKLPVAEVKPKKAVVAKKKKSIVKKVKAAGTPKKKKLVAAKKPAAGEPAAKKAKKAAATKPKATTPKKAPAKAKKPAAVKPKSKKTPIKKTAAPKKK, from the coding sequence ATGACAGACACCGTCGCTACAACTCCGGCTCCAGTCGCCGCATCGCCGGCCGCGAAGAAGTCTCCTGCCAAGAAGAAGTTGTCGGCTTCTAAAGTCAAGAAGACCGTTGCGTTGCACCCGACCACCGCCGTGATGGTCACGTCGGCCATCAAGGAGCTCAAGGAGAAGAAAGGTTCGTCGTTACCGGCCATCAAGAAATACTTGGCCGCCAACTACAAAGTCGATCCCGCCAAGCTGGCGCCTTTCATCAGGAAGTTTTTGAAAGCCGCCGTCGCCAACGGTACCGTCGTCCAGACCAAGGGAACCGGCGCTTCGGGACACTTCAAGTTGCCCGTCGCCGAGGTCAAGCCGAAAAAGGCCGTTGTAGCCAAGAAGAAGAAATCCATCGTCAAAAAAGTCAAAGCCGCCGGAACACCGAAGAAGAAGAAGCTCGTAGCCGCCAAGAAACCCGCGGCGGGTGAACCAGCAGCCAAAAAAGCGAAAAAGGCCGCTGCGACGAAACCCAAGGCGACTACACCAAAGAAGGCCCCAGCCAAAGCGAAAAAGCCGGCCGCCGTCAAACCCAAATCGAAGAAAACTCCGATCAAGAAAACCGCAGCTCCCAAAAAGAAGTAG